One genomic segment of Pagrus major chromosome 13, Pma_NU_1.0 includes these proteins:
- the LOC141007271 gene encoding olfactory receptor 52Z1P-like: MTNFSEVTSLHLSVYYGMGDLKLLYFCIFLIIYITIVAENVALIGVVYREKSLHEPMYLLLCNLAVNGLYGSTALLPALLSNILSHSHKISLPLCQTQIYAIHTYAITEFTILAAMSYDRYVAVCYPLHYHAIMSKRLVKLIVFTWLYPLLAFLIVLIFTVRLQICGRTIEQVYCLNYLLVKLACSDSSIASLVGLLSVPLYTVPQIIMIFYSYAHILRICILSFTKSKFKALRTCTPHLFAIINYTIGCFFEIAQSRFNISHLPYQTKLFLSLYFLIFPPILNPAIYGLSIQLIRVQLLRLFSRKSREVTNIRAKRAVVTAH; the protein is encoded by the coding sequence ATGACAAATTTCTCTGAAGTGACATCTTTACACCTGTCTGTTTACTATGGAATGGGGGATCTGAAGTTGTTGTACTTCtgcattttcctgattatatACATAACCATTGTTGCTGAAAATGTGGCATTAATCGGAGTGGTCTATCGTGAGAAAAGCCTGCATGAGCCAATGTATCTGCTGCTGTGTAACCTGGCTGTGAACGGTCTGTATGGAAGCACTGCTTTGCTGCCAGCTTTACTGAGCAACATACTGTCACACTCACATAAGATATCCTTACCGCTCTGCCAGACACAGATCTATGCTATACACACATATGCCATCACTGAATTCACAATTTTGGCAGCGATGAGTTATGACAGGTATGTGGCTGTTTGTTACCCGCTGCATTATCATGCAATCATGTCAAAGAGACTTGTCAAACTTATTGTTTTTACGTGGCTTTATCCCTTGTTGGCGTTTctcattgttttaattttcactgttCGGCTGCAGATCTGTGGGAGGACCATAGAGCAGGTGTACTGTCTGAATTACCTACTGGTGAAACTTGCCTGCTCTGATTCATCTATTGCAAGCTTGGTTGGCTTACTATCTGTACCTTTATATACAGTTCCACAGATTATCATGATCTTTTATTCATATGCACACATCCTGAGGATATGTATATTGTCATTCACTAAATCCAAGTTCAAAGCCCTCCGGACTTGCACCCCCCACCTGTTTGCAATAATCAACTACACTATCGGGTGTTTTTTTGAAATAGCACAAAGTAGATTCAATATTAGTCACCTGCCATACCAAACCAAGCTGTTTTTATCTCTGTACTTTTTGATATTCCCACCAATTCTTAATCCAGCAATCTATGGTTTGAGTATTCAACTCATAAGGGTGCAACTGTTGAGGCTTTTCAGCAGAAAAAGCAGGGAAGTGACGAATATTAGAGCAAAGAGGGCTGTTGTTACTGCACATTGA
- the LOC141006908 gene encoding olfactory receptor 52D1-like yields the protein MDNTTAVTFTMTAYAIMENSKHGLFIVFLLLYLIHITLNVVLVAVIQQNQELHQPMNVFTCMLSINELYGSTALLPTIMSVLISEKYEVSVRWCMAQVYFLHTYASAEFCILALMGYDRYVAICYPLYYHSIMSYSKTIKLIALAALYPTILFGCFYSLTLRLSFCGKIIPKLYCVNMELVKNSCSNASYISIVGLLLILVLVMPQLVMIVFSYVQIARVCWRLSRDSQSNALKTCIPHLLSLLNFTIGSLFEIIQTRFYMSHVAVKLRILLSLYFIVIPPIANPVLYGLGTQIIRVHLLKLFFRHKILPTKLAKAVFAA from the coding sequence ATggacaacacaacagcagtaaCATTCACAATGACTGCATACGCTATCATGGAAAACAGCAAACACGGGCTGTTTATTGTGTTCCTCCTGCTCTATCTTATTCATATCACTTTGAATGTAGTGCTCGTTGCTGTCATACAACAAAACCAAGAGCTGCATCAACCTATGAATGTGTTCACATGTATGTTATCCATCAATGAACTCTATGGCAGTACTGCGTTGTTGCCCACAATAATGTCTGTGCTCATATCAGAGAAATATGAGGTGTCTGTGAGGTGGTGCATGGCTCAAGTCTACTTCCTTCACACATATGCAAGTGCTGAGTTTTGTATTTTAGCTCTTATGGGATATGACAGATATGTTGCCATATGTTACCCACTCTATTACCACAGCATCATGTCTTATTCAAAGACAATCAAGCTCATTGCATTAGCAGCTCTGTACCCAACCATtttgtttggatgtttttaCTCACTAACCTTACGACTGAGCTTCTGTGGAAAAATCATACCAAAATTATACTGTGTGAACATGGAGCTGGTCAAGAATTCATGTTCAAATGCATCCTACATAAGCATTGTGGGACTGCTGCTTATTCTGGTGTTGGTTATGCCTCAGCTAGTGATGATTGTTTTCTCTTATGTGCAAATTGCTAGAGTGTGTTGGAGACTATCAAGAGACTCCCAGAGCAATGCTCTTAAAACATGTATCCCACATTTACTGTCTTTGCTAAACTTCACAATCGGCTCCTTATTTGAAATTATCCAAACTAGATTTTACATGAGTCATGTGGCTGTTAAACTACGGATCCTCCTGTCTTtatactttattgtcattccaCCTATTGCCAACCCAGTGCTGTACGGACTCGGTACTCAAATCATAAGAGTTCATTTGCTGAAACTGTTTTTCAGACACAAGATCCTGCCAACAAAGTTAGCAAAGGCAGTGTTTGCAGCTTAA
- the rnf167 gene encoding E3 ubiquitin-protein ligase RNF167 has protein sequence MVHTGVWCVGARWSVLTVLYCSVLLLSPTHAYIYAHYSNMTSMLFEDLPALFGAPLPKDGLMGVLVVSRPLNGCTAMDPPPPLPPSYDANTTKFIALIRRYDCNFDLKVLHAQQAGFSAAVVHNMYSDTLLNMNYSNDTIAEEIEIPSVFTSYYASQILRKFIIPEQGAYVILKPEFAFPLSYYLIPFTGVVGMIIIVMCVVLIIRCVQYRKRLRKNRLSKEQLKRIPTHRFRKGDDYDVCAICLDEYEEGDKLRVLPCSHAYHCKCVDPWLTLTKKTCPVCKQRVTRSNTEHSESESEDETGGRGEEEGTEGEADSERTPLLRPSNPGSPTGSPGAYSATTTTTTAQCLASPAHCDSPILGFEGYHSPLEDTDSESDDAGEDRHHTDDDTAQLIGRDRVEI, from the exons ATGGTTCACACTGGTGTGTGGTGCGTGGGAGCTCGAtggagtgtccttacagtgtTATATTGCAGCGTACTGCTTCTCTCACCCACACATGCCTATATCTATGCT CATTATAGCAATATGACCTCCATGTTATTTGAGGACCTGCCCGCCTTGTTTGGTGCCCCGCTTCCTAAGGATGGACTAATG GGAGTTTTGGTGGTGTCCCGTCCACTTAATGGTTGTACAGCAATggaccctcctcctccattgCCACCATCTTACGATGCCAACACCACCAAATTCATTGCTCTCATTCGACGCTATGATTGCAATTTTGATTTAAAG GTGTTGCATGCACAGCAAGCTGGATTCAGTGCTGCAGTAGTTCACAACATGTATTCAGATACCCTGCTCAATATGAACTACAGCAATG atACTATTGCTGAGGAGATTGAGATCCCCTCTGTATTCACCAGCTACTACGCCTCCCAAATTCTCAGGAAGTTCATAATTCCAGAACAAGG GGCTTATGTGATCCTCAAGCCGGAGTTTGCTTTTCCACTCTCGTACTACCTTATTCCCTTCACTGGAGTAGTCGGAATGATCATTATTGTGATGTGTGTCGTTCTG ATTATACGATGTGTACAGTACAGGAAGAGGCTGAGAAAAAATCGATTGTCTAAGGAGCAACTGAAGCGGATTCCAACACACCGGTTCCGTAAAG GGGATGACTATGATGTGTGTGCAATCTGCCTGGATGAGTATGAAGAGGGAGACAAGCTGCGAGTTTTACCTTGTTCACATG CCTACCACTGCAAGTGTGTAGACCCGTGGCTCACACTGACCAAGAAGACGTGTCCTGTGTGCAAACAGCGCGTCACTAGGAGCAACACAGAGCACTCTGAGTCCGAGTCTGAGGATGAAACTGGGGGTCGTGGGGAGGAAGAAGGGACAGAGGGTGAAGCAGACTCGGAACGCACTCCTCTGCTCCGGCCCTCCAACCCGGGGTCCCCCACAGGAAGCCCAGGGGCCTAttcagccaccaccaccaccaccactgcccAGTGCCTCGCCTCCCCTGCACACTGCGACTCGCCCATCCTGGGCTTTGAGGGCTACCACTCCCCCCTGGAGGACACAGACTCAGAAAGCGATGACGCAGGAGAGGACAGGCACCACACTGACGACGACACTGCTCAGCTCATTGGTAGGGATAGAGTGGAGATCTGA